From Pantoea sp. Ep11b, the proteins below share one genomic window:
- the mntR gene encoding manganese-binding transcriptional regulator MntR, whose amino-acid sequence MSRRAKSVVSAPKGPLKDIEEHVEGFRQVREAHRRELIDDYVELISDLIGEFGEARQVDMAARLGVSQPTVAKMLKRLGSAGLVEQVPYRGVFLTSEGEKLAEESRARHHIVESFLLALGISPETARRDSEGIEHHVSDETLAVFKKFSETR is encoded by the coding sequence ATGAGTCGTCGTGCTAAGAGCGTGGTTTCTGCGCCGAAAGGACCACTGAAAGATATTGAAGAGCATGTCGAAGGGTTTCGGCAGGTGCGCGAAGCGCATCGTCGCGAGTTAATTGATGACTACGTTGAGTTAATCTCTGATTTAATTGGCGAATTTGGCGAAGCGCGTCAGGTTGATATGGCGGCCCGTCTGGGCGTTTCGCAGCCTACCGTAGCAAAAATGCTGAAACGGCTTGGCAGCGCCGGGCTGGTTGAGCAGGTGCCTTACCGCGGCGTCTTTCTGACCAGTGAAGGCGAAAAGCTGGCGGAAGAGAGTCGCGCCCGTCACCATATTGTGGAAAGTTTTCTGCTGGCGTTGGGCATCAGCCCTGAAACGGCCCGACGCGATTCAGAAGGTATTGAACATCACGTCAGTGATGAAACTCTGGCTGTATTTAAGAAATTCTCCGAAACCCGCTAA
- a CDS encoding SLC13 family permease: MPQLLRSFLHDSILHLLIVIGVVLACLADFRWADLPGAVDWHTIITLTGLLILTKGLETSGYFDVLGSRLIARFRHERALALFMVLAAALLSTFLTNDVALFILVPLTLTLRKFSHLPISRLIIFEALAVNAGSLLTPVGNPQNILLWSHGKLSVIAFIVQMLPLAVWLLLSLVVLTWFSFSKRSIDKHENPEQPQWQKPLFIVSVALYLLFIAGLELEITGWILLLILATFLVMARPVLMRIDWSLLAVFIAMFIDVFLLTRLPVMQAHFDAVSHFGQGQLYLLAIGLSQVISNVPATILLLQKVPPTDLLAWAVNIGGFGLLPGSLANLIALRMAKDRAVWWRFHLFSLPLLAWSMASGWLLLRLLN; this comes from the coding sequence ATGCCTCAACTGCTTCGATCTTTTTTGCATGACTCAATTTTGCATTTATTAATCGTGATTGGTGTTGTTCTGGCATGTCTGGCGGATTTTCGCTGGGCTGATCTGCCGGGCGCCGTAGACTGGCACACCATTATTACGCTCACCGGCCTGTTAATTCTGACTAAGGGGCTGGAAACCAGCGGCTATTTTGATGTGCTGGGAAGCCGGCTCATTGCACGTTTCCGTCACGAACGGGCGCTGGCACTGTTTATGGTGCTGGCGGCGGCGCTGCTCTCTACCTTTCTGACCAACGACGTGGCGCTGTTTATCCTGGTGCCGTTAACGCTGACGCTGCGCAAGTTTTCGCATCTGCCGATTTCGCGTCTGATCATCTTTGAAGCGCTGGCGGTGAATGCCGGATCGCTGCTGACACCGGTCGGCAATCCGCAGAATATCCTGTTATGGAGCCACGGCAAACTCAGCGTGATCGCGTTTATCGTGCAGATGCTGCCGCTGGCCGTCTGGCTGCTGCTGAGTCTGGTGGTGTTGACCTGGTTCAGCTTTTCAAAGCGTTCGATTGATAAACATGAGAACCCGGAACAGCCTCAGTGGCAGAAACCGCTGTTTATCGTCAGCGTGGCTCTCTATCTGCTGTTTATCGCCGGACTGGAGCTCGAAATCACAGGCTGGATCCTGCTGCTGATTCTGGCCACTTTCCTGGTGATGGCCCGTCCGGTGCTGATGCGCATCGACTGGAGTCTGCTGGCGGTGTTTATCGCCATGTTTATCGATGTCTTCCTGCTGACGCGCCTGCCGGTGATGCAGGCTCATTTTGATGCGGTGTCACACTTTGGTCAGGGACAACTCTACCTGCTGGCGATTGGCCTGTCGCAGGTGATCAGTAATGTGCCCGCGACCATTCTGCTACTGCAAAAAGTGCCGCCAACGGATCTGCTTGCCTGGGCGGTTAACATTGGTGGTTTCGGTCTGCTGCCGGGATCGCTCGCGAATCTGATCGCCCTGCGAATGGCGAAAGATCGGGCCGTCTGGTGGCGCTTCCATCTCTTTTCCCTTCCTCTGCTGGCCTGGTCAATGGCCAGCGGCTGGCTGCTGCTGCGGCTGCTCAATTAG
- a CDS encoding HlyD family secretion protein: protein MSENKQRDPHQQDADNETENNSQSDDNQDNDQQPERKRPGKKPLIILAVVVVIMLIVGFWFWFANRNLETTDDAFTEGDAVTIAPKASGYVVKLLVNDNQRVKKGDLLVEIDPSDNRAQREQAQAQLGLAVAQLHQAQAQLALSRVQYPAQRDQALAEQAKAEANLLNAQADYRRQRGVDPRATSQRNIDSASAQLRSAQAQLQSAKAQVEVASQVALQIRQQQTNVEARQQQVEQAKAQLSTADLNLSYTQVRAPYDGFITKRNVQLGTLVQAGSSLFSLVSPDIWITANFKESQLERMNPGDKVEISVDAWPDMKLEGHVDSIQMGSGSRFSTFPSENATGNYVKIVQRVPVKIVIDKGLDPNHPLPLGLSVEPKVTVE from the coding sequence ATGAGCGAGAACAAGCAACGCGATCCACACCAGCAGGACGCAGATAACGAGACGGAGAACAACTCTCAGTCAGACGATAATCAGGACAACGACCAGCAGCCGGAGCGTAAACGCCCCGGTAAAAAGCCGCTGATTATTCTGGCGGTAGTGGTGGTGATTATGCTGATTGTCGGCTTCTGGTTCTGGTTTGCTAACCGGAATCTGGAAACCACCGATGATGCTTTCACTGAGGGCGATGCGGTGACCATTGCGCCTAAAGCGTCTGGCTACGTCGTGAAGTTACTGGTGAACGATAACCAGCGGGTGAAGAAGGGCGATCTGCTGGTAGAGATCGATCCCAGCGACAACCGTGCCCAGCGTGAACAGGCGCAGGCGCAGCTCGGTCTGGCCGTGGCGCAACTGCATCAGGCGCAGGCGCAACTGGCCCTGTCGCGGGTTCAGTATCCGGCGCAGCGCGATCAGGCGCTGGCTGAGCAGGCGAAAGCTGAGGCTAACCTGCTTAACGCGCAGGCGGATTACCGTCGCCAGCGCGGTGTTGATCCCCGGGCCACAAGCCAGCGCAATATCGACAGCGCCTCTGCGCAGTTACGTTCGGCGCAGGCGCAGCTCCAGAGCGCCAAAGCGCAGGTCGAAGTCGCCTCTCAGGTTGCCCTGCAGATTCGTCAGCAGCAGACCAATGTTGAAGCGCGTCAGCAGCAGGTTGAGCAGGCGAAAGCCCAGCTGAGCACCGCCGATCTCAATCTCTCTTACACCCAGGTGCGTGCGCCCTATGACGGGTTCATCACCAAACGTAACGTCCAGCTGGGTACGCTGGTGCAGGCGGGCTCCTCGCTGTTTTCACTGGTTTCACCCGATATCTGGATCACCGCGAATTTTAAAGAGTCGCAGCTGGAGCGCATGAATCCGGGCGACAAAGTGGAAATCAGCGTGGATGCCTGGCCGGACATGAAGCTGGAAGGGCATGTCGACAGCATCCAGATGGGGTCCGGTTCACGCTTCTCCACCTTCCCGTCTGAAAACGCTACCGGCAACTACGTGAAGATCGTACAGCGCGTGCCGGTCAAGATCGTCATCGACAAAGGTCTGGACCCGAACCATCCGCTGCCGCTGGGCCTCTCTGTCGAACCTAAGGTCACAGTGGAATGA
- a CDS encoding DHA2 family efflux MFS transporter permease subunit codes for MSTAQSWKPASNPWLVAITVTLAVFMEILDTTIVNVALPHIAGSLSSSYDESTWVLTSYLVANGIVLPISAFFSRLFGRKQFFLICIVMFTICSFLCGIATELWQIILFRVLQGFFGGGLQPVQQSVLLDYFKAEDRGKAFGLSSIAIIVAPVIGPTLGGWITDNYSWRWVFFINIPVGVLTVLAIYQLLEDPPWERKWAKGKLNIDYIGIGLITLGLGCLQVMLDRGEDEDWFGSHFIVLFAVLALVGIVGAIYWLMYARKPVVDILVMKDRNFWVAGLLMAGMAMILYGSSVVLPQLAQQDLGYTATWSGLVLSPGAILIVLTIPLVLKLMPVVQTRYIIAFGFSCLAMAFFYSSTLTPDVDFTTLVMMRSAQSIGLGFLFVPLTTIAFITIPQRLNADASALFTMFRNVAGSIGISLSTAAITEREQVRSAHMVHNMTPLNEPFNITLQHWAQAIRDFTSAVGDPITLATGQLYKEMIVQSRILAYIDVFSGLSIVALILIPFCWLLSPIKSEGSAGAH; via the coding sequence ATGAGTACGGCGCAGAGCTGGAAACCCGCCAGCAATCCGTGGTTAGTGGCGATCACGGTGACGCTGGCAGTGTTTATGGAGATCCTCGACACCACCATCGTTAACGTGGCGCTGCCGCACATCGCCGGTTCACTCTCCTCCAGTTACGATGAGTCAACCTGGGTGCTGACCTCCTATCTGGTGGCGAACGGCATCGTCCTGCCTATCTCTGCGTTTTTCAGCCGACTGTTTGGCCGGAAACAGTTTTTCCTGATCTGCATCGTGATGTTCACCATCTGCTCTTTCCTGTGCGGTATCGCCACCGAACTGTGGCAGATCATTCTGTTCCGTGTGCTGCAGGGCTTCTTCGGCGGCGGTCTGCAGCCGGTTCAGCAGTCCGTGCTGCTGGACTACTTTAAGGCGGAGGATCGCGGCAAGGCCTTTGGTCTCTCCTCTATCGCCATTATCGTTGCGCCGGTCATCGGCCCGACATTAGGCGGCTGGATCACCGACAACTACAGCTGGCGCTGGGTATTCTTTATTAACATTCCGGTGGGCGTGCTGACGGTGCTGGCGATTTATCAGCTGCTGGAAGATCCGCCGTGGGAGCGTAAATGGGCCAAAGGCAAACTGAATATCGATTATATCGGTATCGGTCTGATTACCCTGGGGCTGGGCTGTCTGCAGGTGATGCTGGATCGCGGCGAGGATGAGGACTGGTTCGGCTCACACTTTATCGTTCTGTTTGCGGTGCTGGCGCTGGTCGGTATCGTCGGTGCGATCTACTGGCTGATGTATGCCCGCAAACCGGTGGTTGATATCCTGGTGATGAAGGACCGCAACTTCTGGGTCGCCGGGCTGCTGATGGCGGGTATGGCGATGATTCTTTATGGCAGCTCCGTGGTGCTGCCCCAGCTGGCGCAGCAGGATCTGGGGTATACCGCTACCTGGTCAGGTCTGGTGCTCTCGCCGGGTGCGATACTGATCGTTCTGACCATCCCGCTGGTCCTGAAACTGATGCCAGTCGTGCAGACGCGCTACATCATCGCCTTTGGTTTCAGCTGTCTGGCGATGGCGTTTTTCTACTCCTCGACCCTGACGCCGGATGTGGATTTCACTACGCTGGTGATGATGCGCAGCGCGCAGTCTATCGGACTGGGCTTCCTGTTTGTGCCGCTGACGACCATCGCCTTTATCACCATCCCGCAGCGGCTCAACGCTGACGCCTCGGCGCTGTTCACCATGTTCCGTAACGTGGCAGGATCCATCGGGATCTCGCTCTCAACGGCGGCAATTACAGAGCGCGAACAGGTACGGTCGGCTCACATGGTGCACAACATGACGCCACTGAACGAGCCGTTCAACATTACGCTGCAGCACTGGGCACAGGCGATCCGTGACTTTACTTCAGCGGTGGGCGATCCGATTACGCTGGCCACCGGTCAGCTCTATAAGGAGATGATCGTCCAGTCGCGCATTCTCGCTTATATCGATGTCTTCTCAGGCCTGAGTATTGTCGCCCTGATTTTGATTCCATTTTGTTGGCTGCTGTCGCCGATTAAGAGCGAAGGCAGTGCAGGAGCACACTAA